One Citrus sinensis cultivar Valencia sweet orange chromosome 5, DVS_A1.0, whole genome shotgun sequence genomic window, GTAGTCtcagttattatttttatatgaaactTGCATTACTTTATTGATTCAAATGCGACGGGTTTGCTTCCTACTTGCCTATAGCaaacattatattttattggacAGAAGAATCAAAATCTTTAGAAAAGCTTCAACCAAAATCATGTGACAAAGCCTACATTTAGTGAACTAATTTAAGATCATAAACACATTATTAAAGAATTAACTGACCGCTTAAAACGCGTTAGTCCTACCAAATCCCGTGCTTATCTTGCAGGCGGCCGGCAACTTCTCTGTCTAGATGCGTACTGCATTTGCTCAAATGTTGGCTGCTCAATGcacttaatttttcttcatctcTATCCATTTCTCACGTGAAAGCCAAACTTTCAACACCACCTATGTGTCCACCTCACACCCACCAAGTTTTTTGTcacatttttcaaatttcttatgAAGTTCGAGgtctacaaaaataataataataataataataattagagaCGTGTGAGGAGACTCTTAATATAATTAGAACCAAAAGCTCAGTAGTCATAAGATTACAACCGCTGTATCGTattattaaatagatattCAAAGTGAACAATAGAACAATACAGAAAATAATCAGTCCGTGACAGAAGATACAAGGAAAATGGTTTACTTGTCGAATTGAAACTACCATAGATTAGGAAATAATCAAAGGAAGAAATTAATCATAGtttaaaacatataaaatgacaaaaatgtgAATATTATATCAACCTCAATTGAAGAACCCGTGCTGGGGAGCAATGCATCAACATTCAACGATAACAACTTGTTTGTCTCTGAAGTGATCGGAGGTTCTATCAAGATTTTCCCAAGAAAATACGTATTTTAAGTGCTCTTAAAATACTTTCCCAAGAAAATAGTTGAGATTGAATTTGAGTCTTTGTTAATTGTTTACTGAGATAACTTGGAATATTAtatgttcaaataaattactGATTTAACTCCAACAAGTCAAAAATCTATAGAACCCAGAGCAGagaatccaaaaaaaaaaaagcgaaaTAACATGTCCTTGCCCCTTgttgtaagtatttgaattttaacttTTGTGTACGATAACTTTAAAAGTTCGAGAAGCAATgtgaagataaattaaaaaaaaaaatggggtaCAGTTGCAGAGCTGCATGCATGGCGCATCCATCCATCCATCCATCCATCCATCATCCGTCCACTGGTTAGAAACTTTATTTCCTGAATGAAATTGTCAGAATGAGTCACATTTTCTcaggggttttttttttttttataattattattttattttgtttatttactttgaGAAAAAgggaataaaagaaaaaactgaaaaagttaaaattgtcCAGTGGATTTGAATTGAGGCCACAAGTTTCGGTAGTTGTTCAGTATGAGAACACGTAGGGTAGTTCTTGTAATGAGAGAACCAAAGTCTTTGGTACAAATAAAGCGTAGGTGATgcgttaataataataataataatatcatacaaaataaatttcgtGGAAATAGACATATCCTTGGTCACATTGAAGCCCTGTCTCGTGCGAGGTGGTAGTCTCTGTCTCTCTGGCATTTCTTACGTAATGGCCCTCGTCGACTATGTGTTCTATGGATTTCGTGTGGAcgcaattaaaatatatgagaCATAAGTATCGttatttttcgttttttaGTAGGATCATGCTACGGTACAATTGtggcaccgtgccacagttgcatctaGCTGTTGGATGCAGTTGGATTGGTGGAGTCTACTGACATCCAACGGCTagatgcaactgtggtacggtgccacagttgcacctaaGGTTTCCCCTTTTTAGTGTATgagtgtattttttttttcattttttaagttacgtccacacaaaatttatattttaacataatttctTAAGTACAGacgataaaatatttatatatactgAGTGGCATATaaacaatataattatatgaggtgaaatttaaaattttaaaatatacgaATGTtggcattaaaaaataaattttaaatttagaagattaaatataaataactatGAAAACCTTAACGAAAACATGAggaagaacaaagaaaatgaaagtggGCATGGATTGAATTTGTCCCCAACCTACATATGACTATAGgaaccctaatttttttttaaaaaaaatagagggcACAAGGTGAAGGCCAATTAAGATGATAGAATATTAGAAAGTGCCATTTAATTTGTTGTCTACTGTGCTTTCTTTCACCCACTAATCATTCTTTAGCATAAAAACAAATTCCATTTGCCCCACGTCGAAACCCAATGAGTGGATGCCAACAAAGCAGCTTATTGTCCAATAGGTTGTCGACACATCgttaagtaatttattagaATTCTCAAATGCTAATTAAAACCACccccaacaaaaaataaataaataaagtgaagAACAAGAGGGCCGGGCAGACCGGCCTTGTAAGACACGATAAGCAGACAGCGGTCGTGacatgtttttttctttttgttttttcatcgtttcaattaattaattaattaattgatgaaagATAATCGCAGTGACTACAAGTGGtacattctttaaaaataattaataaccactaaatgaaattaaagaaatgttTCACCTGTCGAGGGACGATGGCGTACGttgtaaaacattaaaaattaaacaccaAACGCgtgtaaaatttaaagttttttttttataactattgGTTTAAGATTTATCTaaacaaaagagaagaaatgTGAGGGAAGGGGTTCGAGCCTCCGCAGTCGCATTGTAgggatttaatttaaatattcttCCTTGGAGTCCTTGAGTTCGAGTGAAGACAGTTTTTCTCTCAGGATGGGAGTTTgacatccctcgaatatttgagagggttaaaaatCTGAGCGGTGTCATATCAGCATTCATATCAATAGGGctcaatataaatatatgattgtaCATATCAATTATactctcatgtaatatgagttgtaattgaactgtaatttgagcaatagtctcatataataaataaaaaacaacaaaagagaAGAATGAGTCAGCCATTTTGTCGAcctatttactttattaatcTTTGCAAGCAAGCAAGTTAAGATGATTGAGACCACATGTTAGTTCAACGAGATTCCTATAAACAAACATAATATTGGAAGGTTATGAAtaacaaaatgtttttttttttatttttgggatttttgCATATAATTAGAAGAGTTATTCATTAATATTACTATTGTCTTACGTGTGATGGCAATTGCTTATCtttcatgattatttttttttttacaactctatttgtcttaattttaacttaatgtaATCCCAAAGGATGTTTGATTaagaaacagaaacaaaatttaaaattgacaAAAAGTTGTGCGGCAGTAAAAATGCCTTGCTCGTGCGTTAACAAAAGGGTCGCCAGGCCAACTAGAGAGCCTTGCGTGAACAATAATGTCGAAACAAGAgaataattaaagcaaattATTCGTGCcatgaaatatgaaaaaaaatcacatgcCAATCAATTCTCACGTTTATGATGAATGGGGGCTTGAGTTTTATGAATTCATGGCAGTCAAAAACATAATTGAGCAACAAATAGAGAGATATCTTTTAATGGTGGAACACGATGCGATCAATCAAAATGAACGTGATCATGGGTGATGCAATGGCTCTCTTTTGCTTTTGGTCACTTTATTGTTTGAACGAACTTAATAAttgctttcaataaagtaattaattataatttcatgttAGATAAGACCATGTTCATAATAAtcccttaattttattaaaaattatcaattatctgtaaattattaaaaacgAGGTCAAAAATATCAACCATAAACTATTTCTTAtaccaaattttaattataaaaagggcactattccttttttttgttggagtagtttttataataatttttttaattatatgagaCTGTTATACgagaaaataattaagcaaatgctaagttaaaataattgtaacatacatcTCTCATGTGAACCACACAAATTATGAGTCCTATAATTTTATGTGGTTCATATGAGAGATGtatgttataattattgtaacttaaagactcttaaataattaatatttataattataatattaatttatattaaattttatataatagtGCCTTTGTAGCAATTAATTGTTTCAAGGTGAACACGTCGCATGTCACAtggataatttatataattattgaaaaaaaaaagaaaaaaagaagagagggGGCAATAAATGTGAATAAGCAAAGGACGCGTGTAATCCCGTGACTTTCATTTAAAAGTCTCCGCATTCCCCCTCCATATAACTAACAAAACCCTCCTCAATTCTCTCTTCATAAAACCAAAAACagaattttgcattttatcaAACCAGCGCAATTTggatcaataaaaaaaaaaccataacAGAATTTGATTATGGACTCTTTCGACGAATCAAATTGCGACACGTCGCTCGATATGGAGCCGAAGCGGAAGAAGCGAAGAATAGGGAACAACGACGACGGAGTAGGAGGAGAAGATGAGTTGATTCGTCGTCGCCAAcgcaatgatgatgatgatgatgatgattccCGAAACGCAGCGTATCGGGAGGTTACGAAGCGTTGGAGAACGGATAAGGAGCAACAGATCTACTCGTCCAAACTTTTCCAAGCGGTCCGCCACGTGCGCCGTCGGAGCTCGTCGGCCAGAACCGGCAAGGCAATCCGAGAAACCGCTGATAGGCTGATGGCCGTCTCGGCCAAAGGCGCCACCCGGTGGAGCCGCGCGATTCTCTCGAGTCCCCCCAGTTTGAGGCTCAAGAAGCGGCAGGTTAAAGTGAGAGTCACCGGCTGTAGCCGGTTGAGGAGGAAGCCGGAGGAAGCGATGAGGAGGAAGAACAAGTTGCCGCCTGTCCAAAAGAAATTGCGCGTGCTCGGCCGGATGATTCCCGGTTGCCGGAAGGTTTCGTCGTTGAATCTTCTAGAAGAAGCGACTGATTACATCTCCGCCTTGGAGATGCAGGTCCGGGCCATGACTGCTCTCACCGCTATTCTAGCCGGCTCTTCGCCGGCTGATGATCGGCTTGGCTTGAACGTTGTTAGATCGTAGAAGGCCGTGGCTTTGTCCTGCCAGGTGTTattagttttttgtttttttttttctcttttaattctttattttctactttgtttttatttttatgagatttttatattcgtgtattttattgtatacatggcctcttctttttcttttttttttttccttttttgacCTTTCTTTTGAGCACCAccctattttaattttttttaatcttaatattGGTtagctttttgttttattaagatAGATTAGTTTATTAATCAATTGGGAAATGCCAACTAATTTTGGTTGGACAATCAACCATAACTTTAAGTGAAAAACAAATAGGTTTTCTTCGGTGCATGTTTCTTAAGCGAAAACGTTTGCTTTCGTATTCCAGAAATTCCAaccaaagaattaaaaaaaaaaaaatgatgatccTTCTTTCAAGTAACCAAAAAGATGAGTTATCAAATTTCTGATgtgtaaaaatattgattaatgTTCACTGTCATCAGTATAatgttttttatatataaaaatgtaacGTTGTTATATtgtatctttattttcattacaatgtattttattaatatttacaatgggtctagttgaaaattagaagaaaatcattttgtaTAAAGCACACAATAAATAGTCTTGAAAActcaaaacttttgaaaaaaaaaagaaagaaagaaagaaagatgagACAACCACttaattaattgcatgatttGCTAAGTAAtgtgatattttttcaaaatttgtcaCGGCagagttttgaaaattaaagtttgaattttgaaatatgGAATGGGTAGGGTAGGTTGAAAAATGGTAACAAGGGTGGATTCATATGAAgtgtaaatgaaaattttacgTGTTATTAGATGAATTTATGTAAATTCCAGTGGGTGTGATTTACCGGGAAGAGATCCTCTGACACAAATGGATATTTGTGAGATACGAAATCGCGAATAATGAGGGAACAGTGGGGAAGCACAGCCCCACCAGGTGGCCCTGACAGGAATTAGAAAGTTTATGTTGTTGATGAAAATGGAGCCAATTTCCAAATTGGTGTTGTGAACAAAACAGCTTCATGACATGTGCCTCGATGGCCCTACTGCAAATGACCACCGACTTTCAGGCCCACCCTACAACTTTATAAAATGGCTTCCATGTGATCATCAGCTGTTTGTGTAAATGCCtcaaacaaaaaccaaaagtaAGTACTTGGTGTGTGCACATGCTATTTGGAGACGAAACATTTATGGTCTAAAGACAAGTTTTAGCCCAGCCCTGCCCCCTCACCAGTAAGCCCCCTTTTCTAATCTCTCCCTCCCTTCTGTTTTCCTATTAAAAGCCCAACACGTGTGCTTCTGCCAATACCTAGCTGTCAATTTTAGTGGCATCCCTATCAAgggctttatttatttattcatattttaaatttttggagCCAACATGCATATGTATCTAGGTCATGATGATGGGTATTGGGTTGAATTGAACGACCACACCACACATGATTTGTTCTTTTGTAGATTTTCCCAACTCAAaattgctttattttgtgTGCTTTCATTTCAAAAATCATACATTTGCCTTTGCACCCCCACACACACAAAACCCCCCATCTATTTTCACATGCTTCCATGTGCTCTCATTTAAGAAGCCATCTTTTGCTTTCCCTTTTTTGGGCAAGTTACTACTTGTATCGTGCACTGGGACGAACACCTGTTAGGCCTATTTATCTGTTGGATTTGATAGCCAGAATCAACCCTttattaccattttttttttttctgtttggcccactaattgaaattttttgcaTGAAGCTAACTTTGAGGCTTAACTTACCTgcaatttctcattttcttaaagACTCTAATCAAAAGGAGATACAGAGCCCCCTTTTTTTGAGTCGATTTTTTGTTTGTCAAAAATTGGTATGAAACCATGAATTTGAGTAAATGGGACCATAGATTTGTTACTCATAATAGGTTAATACTAGAGCCAAAATCATCTCTGATTTGTGGTACACACTTGATGGTGACCTGACTTGAACTCGTACGCAACTCTGAAAGCAAAATACAATTTGCATCGTTTAAATCTCAGGGTTGCTACTTATTCCAAAGGCGCCTCGCTCGTCAATGTATATAAAGCCCTTATAACCTCCTCCGCCGTGACTTGCCCATCAAAGTCTGTCGGTATCTACTGGAAAACTCCCAACACGAGTTCCGGCCTAACACACCACTTGTTGCTTTCTCAGTGGTACCTGGTCCAGACTCGCGGCTACCATGTGTCGCTCATTTAATTTCCCTCACATCCATCCAATTTACATGTTGATTCATCTGCCCCGCATATTCTGCTccgttattttctttaatcaaaGCTCTTTTCATATTGACAATGATCATTCCAAATCCATTcataataaaaacacaaatcGGAGGTTCAATCTACAATATACCGGCTGTATTATTACGATcaccaattttttatttttgggccATATTTTCTAGTAATTCGAATAATGTAATGAATATCTAAATGACTGTAATTTTTCGGATGATAAATGCAATTTTATGTCTCTATCGTATAATACCATTTTAATATAAAGTATAACCCATTGCAAGTTTGTgttcaaaattgaatatttcAGGTAAATCTTTAGGTCgaacaaattttaattcaatttttgccGAACTAAGTTTctacttttaaattaaataaatacttatgaTCATTAGATAAGTCATATCGAACGTatactaaattatttactttaaaatttacGAGATTTACTGCATTGAAGAAACGACAAAGGAATTTACTTTTG contains:
- the LOC102628119 gene encoding transcription factor bHLH149; translated protein: MDSFDESNCDTSLDMEPKRKKRRIGNNDDGVGGEDELIRRRQRNDDDDDDDSRNAAYREVTKRWRTDKEQQIYSSKLFQAVRHVRRRSSSARTGKAIRETADRLMAVSAKGATRWSRAILSSPPSLRLKKRQVKVRVTGCSRLRRKPEEAMRRKNKLPPVQKKLRVLGRMIPGCRKVSSLNLLEEATDYISALEMQVRAMTALTAILAGSSPADDRLGLNVVRS